The Musa acuminata AAA Group cultivar baxijiao chromosome BXJ1-3, Cavendish_Baxijiao_AAA, whole genome shotgun sequence genome window below encodes:
- the LOC103978864 gene encoding transcription factor TRY-like: MGKRRCRMQPEITSHDDELQDVSSKEWEFIDMSEEEEDLIYRMYRIVGDRWALIAGRVPGRTPEEIERFWIMTHGECFEEKKRRRQRRVALD; the protein is encoded by the exons ATGGGTAAGCGTAGGTGCAGGATGCAGCCGGAGATCACCAGCCATGATGATGAATTGCAAG ATGTCAGTAGCAAGGAGTGGGAGTTCATCGACATgtcggaggaagaggaagacctCATCTACAGGATGTATAGGATCGTCGGCGACAG gtgggcgctcaTAGCAGGTCGAGTCCCAGGAAGGACGCCGGAGGAGATCGAGAGGTTCTGGATCATGACCCACGGTGAATGTTTCGAGGAGAAGAAGCGGAGGAGACAGCGGAGGGTGGCGTTGGACTGA
- the LOC135631518 gene encoding uncharacterized protein LOC135631518: MSTRRRDRRNPGGPTPTAPRPAATTAATSRSHHPLFSTPLLPLALFALAAIVLLLIMYRGGKTGLPEATSLALSVYERGLVNPNVAFQEILAENSRFSENRSRRHFPNPVLAYITPWNSRGYEKAKLFSSRLTHLSPVWYELKSEGKRLVLEGRHNADREWISKIRTSGNSLVLPRVVLEAFPVDLLLKKKWSKAIDIIIKECKDMGYDGIVLESWSRWAAYGILHDPDMRNMGLDFIKELGKALHSLTSVESDNHPLELIYVIPAPRSQKLDEYDFGPQDLQQLCDAVDGFSLMTYDFSGPQSPGPNAPLSWIRSSLSMLLGDTNTGAHSHAHKILLGLNFYGNDFLVSEGSGGGAITGTDYISLLEKHRPVIRWDNTSAEHFFIYSHNNARHGVFYPSLLSLSMRLDEARVWGAGLSIWEIGQGLDYFFDLL, encoded by the exons ATGTCGACCAGGAGGCGGGACCGGCGCAACCCTGGCGGTCCGACTCCGACAGCCCCACGTCCAGCGGCCACAACCGCGGCCACCTCCAGATCTCATCACCCTCTATTCTCCACGCCGCTCCTCCCGCTCGCCCTCTTCGCCCTCGCTGCGATCGTGCTCCTCCTCATCATGTACCGAGGCGGCAAGACTGGCCTGCCGGAAGCCACGTCGCTAGCCCTCTCCGTATACGAGAGGGGCCTCGTAAATCCCAACGTCGCATTCCAAGAAATCCTTGCC GAGAACTCGCGGTTTTCAGAGAACCGATCGAGACGCCATTTCCCGAATCCGGTGCTGGCGTATATAACTCCTTG GAATTCAAGGGGATACGAAAAGGCGAAGCTGTTTAGTTCCAGATTAACACATCTATCACCTGTGTGGTATGAGTTGAAGAG TGAAGGCAAGAGGCTAGTTTTAGAAGGACGGCATAATGCTGACAGGGAGTGGATCTCAAAGATTCGGACTAGTGGAAATTCTCTG GTATTACCCAGAGTTGTCTTGGAAGCATTTCCTGTGGACCTACTTCTAAAGAAGAAGTGGAGTAAGGCAATTGATATCATAATAAAAGAATGCAA GGACATGGGATATGATGGTATTGTTCTGGAATCCTGGTCAAGATGGGCAGCCTATGGTATCTTGCATGATCCGGACATGCGTAATATG GGATTGGACTTTATCAAAGAGCTCGGTAAGGCTCTCCATTCTCTGACGTCAGTGGAAAGCGATAATCATCCATTGGAGTTGATCTATGTAATCCCAGCCCCACGttcacaaaagcttgatgaatatGATTTTGGACCACAAGATCTGCAACAACTTTGTGATGCTGTAGATGGTTTTTCTCTTATGACCTATGATTTTTCAGGACCTCAAAGTCCTGGTCCGAATGCTCCTCTCAGCTGGATACGCTCTTCATTGAGTATGCTTCTTGGTGATACCAACACTGGTGCTCACAGCCATGCGCACAAGATCTTGCTTGGTCTGAACTTTTATGGGAATGATTTCCTTGTTTCAGAAG GTTCAGGTGGTGGAGCTATAACTGGTACAGACTACATTTCCTTGCTGGAGAAACACAGGCCAGTGATTCGCTGGGACAACACAAGTGCTGAGCATTTCTTCATCTACTCCCATAACAATGCAAGACATGGCGTGTTTTATCCCTCGCTGCTGTCGCTTTCTATGCGTCTGGATGAAGCACGAGTTTGGGGAGCCGGCCTATCAATTTGGGAAATCGGACAAGGCTTAGACTACTTTTTTGATCTTTTGTAA
- the LOC135631509 gene encoding phospholipase A1 PLIP1, chloroplastic-like: protein MMASAAVSVSGSSPVAAAAMARDHRAEGMRRSESGTDLSGMRRSMSAPQLRCSLNVPRAAAPASLKSSRSIGVFPLGSIITNSIRSFLFDSGEGVTGGGMRLVEPAEESDEEVVAGSEEEGIGQEKRANWVARILELRRRWRDRQHKVDGVEEEDKEGGEEDGYCGVSYESEEEEEGEWDRESFESLLGRVPWSDEKLFSQLAFLCDMAYVIPEIKEEELRAWYDVGFVTSSLEKKAEAAIRAKFESDSTPLPQGPQGSDPMTTAHPNRQVRPSLAYKVAASAASYVHSRAKGLLSLGSGAGHCAADSEETLGPSSYGYKNPEVAAYVAASTMTAVVAAEEEARQEAAKDLRSLHSSPCEWFVCDHERTRTRCFVIQGSDSLASWQANLFFEPTKFEGMEVLVHRGIYEAAKGIYEQFLPEIKDHLSRHGDRARLRFSGHSLGGSLSLLVGLMLLARGDVKLHHLLPVVTFGSPSVFCGGQRVLEELGLDEGFVRSVIMHRDIVPRAFSCDYPNHVAHVLKRLNGAFRSHPCLNNQKVLYSPLGKTYILQPDDQSSPFHPMLPPEAALYVLDGKNIAGSSSRATTKSALRAFVNSPHPLETLSDPRAYGSEGTILRDHDCSNYVKALNALLRQHTNSVRRRSRKQRFNQRWPLVAGPGTGLLPSHPCGSHRNPLLETPALVTNELSTGV, encoded by the exons atgaTGGCGAGCGCGGCGGTGAGCGTATCTGGTTCGTctccggtggcggcggcggcgatggcgagGGATCACCGAGCTGAGGGAATGCGGCGATCGGAGTCGGGGACGGATCTGTCTGGGATGCGGCGGTCGATGTCGGCTCCGCAGCTCCGGTGCTCCCTGAACGTCCCCCGCGCGGCAGCGCCGGCGTCGCTGAAGAGCAGCCGGTCGATCGGCGTGTTCCCATTGGGATCCATCATCACCAATTCGATCCGGTCGTTCCTGTTCGACTCGGGGGAGGGGGTGACCGGCGGCGGCATGAGGCTGGTGGAGCCGGCGGAGGAGAGCGACGAGGAGGTGGTGGCGGGATCGGAGGAGGAGGGGATCGGACAGGAGAAGCGAGCTAATTGGGTGGCACGGATCTTGGAGCTGAGGCGGCGGTGGAGGGATCGGCAGCACAAGGTCGATGGAGTGGAGGAGGAAGACAAGGAGGGAGGTGAAGAGGATGGCTACTGTGGGGTGAGTTACGAgtccgaggaggaagaggagggcgaGTGGGATCGAGAATCGTTCGAGAGTCTGTTGGGGCGGGTCCCGTGGTCGGACGAGAAACTCTTCTCCCAGCTAGCGTTCCTCTGTGACATGGCCTACGTGATCCCCGAGATCAAG GAGGAGGAGCTGCGTGCGTGGTACGACGTCGGGTTCGTGACATCGTCCTTGGAGAAGAAAGCGGAGGCCGCGATCAGGGCCAAGTTCGAGAGCGACTCCACGCCGCTCCCGCAAGGGCCTCAAGGATCCGATCCCATGACGACGGCCCATCCCAACCGGCAGGTCCGCCCGTCTCTCGCTTACAAggtcgccgcctccgccgcctcctACGTGCACTCCCGCGCTAAGGGCCTCCTTTCCCTCGGCAGCGGAGCCGGGCACTGCGCGGCCGACTCGGAGGAGACCTTGGGTCCCAGCAGCTATGGCTACAAGAACCCCGAGGTGGCCGCCTACGTGGCGGCGTCGACGATGACGGCGGTGGTGGCAGCGGAGGAGGAGGCGAGGCAGGAGGCGGCCAAAGATCTCCGCTCCCTTCATTCCTCCCCGTGCGAATGGTTCGTGTGCGACCACGAGAGGACGCGCACCCGCTGCTTCGTGATCCAG GGATCTGACTCGCTGGCTTCTTGGCAAGCAAATCTATTCTTTGAGCCCACCAAATTCGAA GGGATGGAAGTGCTGGTGCACCGGGGGATCTACGAAGCGGCAAAGGGCATATACGAGCAATTCTTGCCCGAGATCAAAGATCACCTTAGTCGCCACGGCGACAGGGCCAGGCTGCGGTTCTCCGGCCATTCGCTGGGGGGAAGCCTCAGCCTCCTCGTCGGCCTGATGCTGCTTGCTCGAGGCGACGTCaagctccaccacctcctccctgTCGTCACGTTTGGGTCGCCGTCCGTGTTCTGCGGGGGGCAGCGAGTCCTGGAGGAGCTGGGTTTGGACGAGGGGTTCGTGCGCTCTGTGATTATGCACCGCGACATCGTGCCCAGGGCCTTCTCCTGCGACTACCCCAACCACGTTGCCCATGTCCTCAAGCGCCTCAACGGCGCGTTTCGTTCCCACCCATGCCTTAACAATCAG AAGGTGCTGTATTCTCCATTAGGCAAGACTTACATTCTCCAACCTGATGACCAGTCCTCGCCTTTCCACCCTATGCTGCCACCGGAAGCTGCTCTCTACGTGCTGGACGGGAAGAACATCGCCGGGAGTTCATCCAGAGCCACAACCAAGAGCGCGCTGCGAGCATTCGTCAACTCGCCGCATCCGCTGGAGACCCTGAGCGACCCCAGGGCGTACGGCTCGGAAGGCACCATCCTCCGTGACCACGACTGCAGCAATTACGTGAAGGCCCTCAACGCCTTGCTGAGGCAGCACACCAACTCGGTGAGGCGGAGGTCGAGGAAGCAGCGGTTCAACCAAAGGTGGCCGCTCGTTGCCGGCCCTGGAACCGGACTGCTACCTTCTCACCCATGCGGAAGCCACCGGAATCCACTCCTGGAGACGCCTGCATTGGTTACAAACGAATTGTCTACTGGAGTTTGA
- the LOC135631538 gene encoding probable plastid-lipid-associated protein 14, chloroplastic yields the protein MALCGVAFLPAAAAPDALRIGLPIGAASPSPRPRRLTGPLHPRRRQATCSLGRIASFAASTGAEEVAAAEAADEEEVGPVVKFKMSHFIVSDHVSVGLQGRSDEVIYEATVRDPNSPLYNSRVVLRQLTSVQAKRRGRRALEVLKRLARRKLMYHSYAMQVYGYVSPSNTGDDVPFTLVHGYHGSYSLRHWLQLSDWFPTLEATLALDEECLRRVGDDSTGGPAVTRQLRLTRILMRDLLIGVNYLHSHGLAHTELRLENVHISPVDKHVKIGILGNAVDFYNSNPNDSMVDRNSNRRKMMIAFDMRCVGFIMAKLILRELMDASTFLKFKSFLTKGNDPSCLRGFLLPILFRDSPSGNAGLQIMDRNWGAGWNLLSRLLALKPSERISCLDALRHPFLCGPKWRTGPSMDLIRWGLGSTTVRMAEDYIYVGHQRNRIAYFIELMELLNPSPRTKGWFNFLPGRWRLLYSTGRHIGLTLRQTTPSVLIRDVHLTFTKASDSDHRTFSLVSDISFKVIPTPEWPHDKSGPPGSLRVESCVKICPGRRLYPKEEDGEASSTLFQNSSAHNLSRRKWKGMGNIKELPSSVPTVKLLVDDIDVSMRLDSSSLSVDTAEKVLREVRTQIPFEMFDVSKFVCGTYVDSRMMVLRGVSGSALLFTRSCPTNDAI from the exons ATGGCGCTTTGCGGAGTCGCCTTCCTCCCGGCGGCGGCCGCGCCCGACGCGCTCAGGATCGGCCTCCCGATTGGCGCGGCTTCGCCCTCTCCCCGCCCCCGGCGCCTGACGGGACCCCTGCATCCGCGCAGGCGCCAGGCGACGTGCTCTCTGGGGAGGATCGCGTCATTTGCGGCCTCCACCGGCgccgaggaggtggctgcggcggaGGCGGCGGATGAGGAGGAGGTCGGGCCGGTCGTCAAGTTCAAGATGTCCCACTTCATCGTCTCTGATCACGTTAGCGTCGGACTTCAGGGAAGG TCGGACGAGGTGATCTACGAGGCGACCGTTCGCGATCCCAACAG CCCACTGTACAATTCGAGGGTAGTGCTTCGACAACTGACGAGCGTGCAAGCCAAGCGCAGAGGTCGTCGTGCATTAGAG GTGCTGAAGAGGCTTGCTCGGCGCAAGCTTATGTACCACTCCTATGCAATGCAAGTCTATGGCTATGTATCTCCTTCGAATACTGGGGATGATGTCCCATTCACCTTGGTGCATGGC TATCATGGGAGTTATTCTCTGAGGCACTGGCTTCAACTCTCAGACTGGTTTCCAACTTTAGAAGCTACTTTGGCACTGGATGAAGAGTGTCTTAGGAGGGTCGGGGATGATTCAACAGGAGGACCTGCTGTAACTCGGCAGCTACGTCTTACAAGAATTTTGATGAGAGATCTTTTGATTGGA GTTAATTACTTGCATAGTCATGGATTAGCCCATACTGAATTAAGGCTGGAGAATGTACATATTAGTCCAGTTGACAAACACGTAAAA ATAGGTATCCTTGGAAATGCTGTTGACTTTTACAACAGCAATCCAAATGACAGCATGGTTGATAGGAACAGCAACAGGAGGAAAATGATGATTGCATTTGACATGAG ATGTGTTGGTTTCATTATGGCAAAATTGATTCTGAGGGAGCTTATGGATGCTTCAACGTTTCTAAAGTTCAAGTCCTTTCTGACGAAG GGAAATGACCCTTCATGTTTGCGCGGGTTCCTCTTGCCAATTCTGTTCCGAGATTCACCCTCTGGAAATGCTGGTTTGCAG ATAATGGATAGGAACTGGGGTGCTGGTTGGAACCTTCTATCACGATTGCTGGCATTAAAACCTTCTGAGAGGATAAG TTGTTTGGATGCTCTTAGACACCCATTTTTGTGTGGTCCGAAATGGCGCACAGGCCCGTCTATGGATTTGATCCGCTGGGGCTTAGGATCAACCACTGTTCGCATGGCAGAAGATTACATCTATGTCGGGCATCAG CGTAACAGGATAGCTTATTTCATAGAGTTGATGGAGTTGCTTAATCCAAGTCCAAGAACAAAG GGGTGGTTCAACTTCTTGCCTGGTAGATGGCGCCTGTTATACTCCACAGGAAGGCATATAGGATTGACGCTTCGACAAACTACACCAAGTGTTCTCATCCGTGATGTGCATCTAACTTTCACAAAAGCTTCTGATTCAGATCATCGCACTTTTTCGCTAGTGTCTGACATTAGCTTCAAGGTCATACCAACTCCTGAATGGCCACACGACAAGTCTGGACCGCCCGGAAGTTTGCGTGTCGAGTCCTGTGTCAAGATCTGCCCTGGACGAAGGCTTTATCCTAAAGAAGAGGATGGTGAAGCCAGCAGTACTCTTTTCCAAAACTCTTCTGCTCATAACTTGTCTCGTAGGAAATGGAAGGGGATGGGCAATATTAAGGAGCTCCCATCCAGCGTCCCCACCGTGAAACTTTTGGTGGACGACATTGATGTATCGATGAGACTCGATTCATCGTCGTTAAGCGTCGACACCGCCGAGAAAGTTCTTCGGGAGGTTCGCACTCAGATCCCTTTTGAAATGTTTGATGTGTCTAAATTTGTTTGCGGCACTTATGTAGACTCAAGAATGATGGTTCTTCGTGGAGTCAGTGGATCGGCTCTGCTCTTCACAAGATCATGTCCGACGAATGATGCTATCtaa
- the LOC135631545 gene encoding uncharacterized protein LOC135631545 has product MKYVLVTGGVVSGLGKGVTASSIGVVLKACGLRVTSIKIDPYLNTDAGTMSPFEHGEVFVLDDGGEVDLDLGNYERFLDIKLTRDNNITTGKIYQSVIDKERKGDYLGKTVQVVPHITDAIQEWIERVAVIPVDGEEGPADVCVIELGGTIGDIESMPFIEALGQFSYRVGPGNFCLVHVSLVPVLNVVGEQKTKPTQHSVRGLRGLGLIPNILACRSAKPLEENVKEKLSQFCHVPVSNIITLYDVTNIWHIPLLLKKQRAHEALIKVLDLQRVAKEPMLEEWMRRAEIYDTLQDPVRIAMVGKYTGLSDSYLSVLKALLHASVACRRKLVVNWIAATDLEENTEIEAPEVHKRAWDLLKAADGVLVPGGFGDRGVKGKILASKYARENKVPYLGICLGMQIAIIEFARSVLNLPHANSTEFDPDTTTPCVIFMPEGSKTHMGGTMRLGSRRTYFDVSSCKAAKLYGNVSYVDERHRHRYEVNPHMVPDFEKAGLAFVGKDETRKRMEIIELPSHPYFIGAQFHPEFKSRPGKPSALFLGLIAASCGQLDTLLRAPIHHSNLVPRHISTNGSHITSNGSVPTKSFQNGNLKKHTKSLANGNFHSNGNGVLPSH; this is encoded by the exons ATGAAGTACGTGCTGGTGACGGGGGGAGTGGTGAGTGGCCTGGGGAAAGGGGTGACGGCCAGCAGTATAGGGGTTGTACTCAAGGCATGCGGCCTCCGCGTTACCTCCATAAAGATCG ACCCTTATCTAAACACTGATGCTGGGACGATGTCGCCTTTCGAGCATGGGGAAGTATTTGTCTTAGATGATGGTGGTGAG GTTGATCTGGATCTAGGAAACTACGAGAGATTCCTCGACATCAAGTTAACTCGTGACAATAATATCACAACTGGAAAGATCTATCAG TCTGTCATTGATAAGGAAAGGAAGGGGGACTATTTGGGAAAAACAGTTCAG GTCGTCCCACACATCACAGATGCCATACAAGAGTGGATTGAACGTGTCGCAGTGATACCTGTGGATGGCGAAGAAGGTCCAGCTGATGTTTGTGTTATTGAATTGGGTGGAACTATAG GCGATATTGAATCAATGCCATTTATCGAAGCTTTGGGTCAATTTTCTTACCGTGTAG GTCCTGGTAATTTCTGTCTGGTTCACGTCAGTCTTGTACCGGTTTTGAATGTCGTTGGTGAGCAG AAAACTAAACCAACCCAACATAGTGTACGTGGTCTAAGAGGACTTGGATTGATACCAAATATTCTTGCTTGCCGCAGTGCTAAG CCACTGGAAGAAAATGTTAAAGAAAAGCTTTCACAGTTTTGTCACGTTCCG GTATCAAATATCATCACCCTTTATGATGTTACAAATATTTGGCACATTCCTTTACTGTTGAAG AAGCAAAGGGCACATGAGGCTCtaataaaagttttggatcttcAAAG AGTTGCTAAGGAACCCATGTTGGAAGAGTGGATGAGAAGAGCAGAAATCTACGACACTTTGCAGGATCCT GTTAGGATAGCGATGGTTGGAAAATATACTGGCCTTTCGGATTCTTACCTTTCAGTATTGAAG GCGCTTCTGCATGCTTCTGTTGCTTGCCGTAGGAAACTGGTAGTCAACTGGATAGCAGCCACAGACCTTGAGGAAAATACAGAAATAGAG GCACCTGAAGTTCATAAAAGAGCATGGGATCTATTGAAG GCTGCAGATGGTGTACTAGTCCCTGGAGGTTTCGGAGACAGAGGGGTGAAAGGAAAAATTCTTGCTTCTAAATATGCCCGTGAAAACAAAGTGCCATATCTTGGCATTTGTCTTGGAATGCAGATTGCCATCATCGAATTTGCTCGTTCAGTTTTGAACTTACCGCACGCAAACAGTACAGAGTTTGACCCTGATACAACAACCCCATGTGTTATTTTTATGCCCGAG GGATCGAAAACTCATATGGGAGGTACAATGAGACTTGGATCAAGGAGGACGTATTTTGATGTTTCCAGCTGCAAAGCTGCAAAATT gtACGGCAATGTCAGTTATGTCGACGAACGACATCGACACAGATATGAG GTAAATCCACATATGGTCCCAGATTTTGAAAAGGCTGGTCTTGCTTTCGTCGGTAAAGACGAAACAAGAAAGCGAATGGAG ATAATCGAGCTGCCTAGTCATCCATATTTTATTGGTGCCCAATTTCATCCAGAGTTCAAATCTAGACCTGGAAAACCATCTGCGCTTTTCTTAG GGCTCATAGCAGCCTCATGTGGGCAGCTGGACACTTTACTGAGAGCTCCTATTCACCATAGCAACTTAGTTCCAAGACACATCTCAACCAATGGTTCACACATCACAAGCAATGGTTCTGTGCCAACAAAATCTTTCCAGAATGGGAATCTGAAGAAGCACACCAAGAGCCTGGCCAATGGAAACTTCCACTCTAACGGCAACGGCGTGCTCCCATCACACTGA